A genomic region of Phosphitispora fastidiosa contains the following coding sequences:
- the mgtE gene encoding magnesium transporter, translating into MQHETSETRIRNNLFKCITGNNRQGFRDIIKELQPYDVAEAYQNTPENLRNEFLSYLDLKETAILIQELEIPVQLDILNRLGTGVSSMVMNLMENDDLADLLNELSLNKSQEFLASMGLEESQNVKTLMQYPPETAGGIMTNRYVWIRSAYTVRQAVDKLKDFAELAENLYYLYVLDEGSRLTGVVSYRDLLLANLNDKIGDIMFSRVISVTADTDQEEVARLFEKYDFVALPVTNGQDQLLGIVTVDDVLDVLIQEANEDIGKLSASGNAIDFDTRAVRASLLRLPWLIMLLFIGLISGSIISKFEATLQKVVSLAFFMPMIAGMTGNTGTQSLAVVVRGLAASDINRKAVIRLVTRELGVGITIGAICGLLIAALAYTWQRNLMLGFVVGISLFLTLIIGTLAGTVIPLLLYYFRVDPAIASGPLITTLNDIFSLSVYFGTASAFILYLE; encoded by the coding sequence ATGCAGCATGAAACATCGGAAACCCGGATCCGGAATAACCTGTTCAAGTGCATCACCGGTAACAACCGCCAGGGGTTCCGGGATATTATAAAGGAACTGCAGCCCTACGATGTGGCGGAAGCTTACCAAAATACACCGGAAAATTTACGGAATGAATTTCTTTCCTACCTGGACCTGAAGGAGACCGCAATTCTAATTCAGGAACTGGAAATCCCGGTACAGCTGGACATTCTTAACCGTCTGGGAACCGGGGTATCATCCATGGTCATGAACCTGATGGAAAATGACGACCTGGCAGATCTGCTTAATGAACTGTCCCTTAATAAAAGCCAGGAATTCCTCGCTTCCATGGGTCTTGAGGAGTCACAAAACGTCAAGACTCTGATGCAGTACCCTCCTGAAACCGCAGGCGGTATTATGACCAACCGTTATGTCTGGATTCGCAGTGCCTATACAGTAAGACAGGCAGTTGATAAGCTAAAAGACTTTGCGGAATTAGCAGAAAACCTATACTACCTTTACGTACTTGATGAAGGCAGCAGGTTAACCGGTGTTGTCTCATACCGCGACCTGCTTCTGGCTAACCTTAATGATAAAATTGGTGATATTATGTTCAGCCGGGTTATTTCTGTTACCGCTGATACCGATCAGGAAGAAGTCGCCCGCTTATTTGAAAAATATGACTTCGTTGCCCTTCCTGTCACTAATGGGCAGGACCAGCTCCTAGGAATAGTTACTGTTGATGATGTGCTTGATGTGCTCATCCAGGAAGCCAATGAGGATATCGGCAAACTCTCTGCTTCAGGCAACGCAATAGATTTTGATACCCGGGCAGTGAGAGCATCCTTGCTAAGGCTGCCATGGCTGATAATGCTCCTGTTTATCGGGCTAATCTCAGGAAGTATTATCAGCAAATTTGAAGCCACCCTGCAAAAGGTTGTTTCTCTTGCGTTTTTTATGCCTATGATTGCCGGAATGACAGGAAACACCGGAACTCAGTCACTGGCCGTGGTGGTCCGTGGACTTGCAGCCAGTGATATTAACCGCAAAGCAGTGATCAGACTGGTGACACGTGAGCTGGGAGTAGGGATTACAATCGGAGCCATCTGTGGGCTGCTGATTGCAGCATTGGCATATACCTGGCAGAGAAATCTCATGCTTGGTTTTGTAGTTGGAATATCCCTGTTCCTGACCCTGATTATCGGAACACTTGCCGGGACGGTGATCCCCCTGCTGCTTTATTACTTCAGGGTAGACCCGGCTATAGCTTCAGGTCCCCTGATCACAACCCTCAATGATATTTTTTCCCTAAGTGTTTATTTCGGTACAGCCTCTGCATTTATCCTATACTTAGAGTAG
- a CDS encoding magnesium transporter CorA family protein, which translates to MIKIYNSDFSGKFFETDTITRGCWVNLVDPTESEIQLISEKLGIESDYIRDPLDEEEKSRIEREDGTLLIIIDIPIFSTDEETSTFDTIPLGMIVVEDNYFVTVCLKENPIINDFASKRVKGFFTFKKTRFILQLLYRIAVYYLRYLKQIDRKTDQIERRLHKSMKNQELFSLLSMEKSLVYFTTSLRSNEAVMEKLLKSRWLKMYPEDEDIMEDAIIENKQAIEMAHIYSNILSGMMNAFASVISNNLNIVMKFLTSITIVLSIPTMVASFFGMNVRLPFGFDTANPYAFPLIILISLGGSFFATLLLAKRRMF; encoded by the coding sequence GTGATCAAGATATATAATTCGGATTTTTCCGGAAAATTTTTTGAGACAGATACAATTACACGGGGATGCTGGGTAAACCTGGTAGACCCCACCGAATCAGAAATACAGCTTATTTCCGAGAAATTGGGTATTGAATCCGACTATATCAGGGACCCCCTTGATGAGGAGGAAAAATCCAGGATTGAGAGGGAAGATGGGACCCTTTTAATAATTATAGACATTCCGATTTTCAGCACTGATGAGGAGACCTCCACTTTTGACACCATTCCTCTTGGTATGATTGTTGTAGAAGACAACTACTTTGTCACGGTCTGCCTTAAAGAAAATCCTATTATAAATGATTTCGCCAGTAAAAGGGTAAAGGGTTTCTTTACTTTTAAGAAGACCCGGTTTATTCTGCAGCTTCTCTATCGGATAGCTGTTTACTACCTGAGATATCTGAAACAGATTGACAGGAAGACTGACCAGATTGAGAGAAGGCTGCACAAGTCAATGAAAAACCAGGAACTCTTTTCCCTGCTGAGCATGGAAAAGAGTTTGGTGTACTTTACCACTTCCCTGAGGTCAAATGAAGCTGTAATGGAGAAACTCCTGAAATCCAGATGGCTGAAAATGTATCCGGAGGATGAGGATATTATGGAGGATGCCATTATCGAAAACAAACAGGCCATCGAAATGGCCCATATATACAGCAACATCCTCAGTGGTATGATGAATGCCTTTGCTTCAGTTATTTCTAACAACCTGAACATTGTGATGAAATTCCTTACTTCAATCACTATTGTCCTCTCTATACCGACTATGGTAGCCAGCTTTTTCGGGATGAATGTCAGGCTGCCCTTTGGCTTTGACACGGCGAACCCTTACGCTTTCCCGCTGATTATTCTCATTTCCCTGGGCGGATCATTTTTTGCCACTCTGCTGCTGGCTAAGCGGAGAATGTTTTGA